CGCTGTCGCATGATCTTCGCCACCCAGCCAGCCGCGCAGGAAACCGGACATGAAGGCATCGCCGGCGCCCAGCACATTATAGATCTCGATCGGAAAGCCCTTGCCGACGATACCGTCTTCCAGATCGTCGCTGATCGGCCCGTCATAGACGATGCAGCCCATGGCGCCGCGCTTCAGTACGATGGTTGCCTTGGACAGCGCGCGGATCGTCTTCAGCGCGCTCAGGCAATCGTCGGCGCCCGAGGCGATCATGATCTCTTCCTCGGTGCCGACGATGAGGTCGCAATCGGGCAGCACCGTCTTCAGCTGGGCCGAGACGCGGTCGGATTTGACATAGCGCTCAAAACCCTCGGCATGGCCTGCGAGTCCCCAGAGGTTGGGGCGGTAGTCGATGTCGAACACCACCTTGCCGCCCCTGGCCTTGATGATGCGGATCGCCTTGCGCTGGGCGGCGTCGCTGTTGGGTCGGGAAAAATGCGTGCCGGTGACGACGATGGAACGGGCCGAGGCGATGAAGGCTTCATCGATGTCTTCTTCGGCGAGCGCCATGTCGGCGCAGTCGCTGCGATAAAAGATCATCGGCGAGACGCCTTCGCTCTCGACCGAAAGCAGCACCAGAGCCGTCAGCCGTTCCTTGTCGGTCTTCAGCCCGTCGACATTGACGCCTTCGCGCCGCAGCTGCTCGCGGATGAAGCGGCCCATCTGCTCGTCGCCGACGCGGGTGAGCAGCGCCGAGCGCAGGCCTAGTCTCGCCGTGCCAACCGAGATGTTGGCCGGGCAGCCGCCGACCGATTTGGCAAAGGAGGTGATGTCCTCCAGCCGCGAGCCGATCTGCTGGCCGTAAAGGTCGACGGAAGCGCGACCGATGGTGATGACATCGAGCGTCGCCTGTTTGGCGTCCACGGCTTCGCTCATTTGAACCTCCCGTCGGTCTTGTTGTCTTGAGCAACGTAGTTGGGGGACACGCGCGAGCGGCAGCGTGGCGCCGGGAATATGAAATAATAATTCCAATCCATAGTCAATATGGAATGAGCATTCCTCCGCGAATTCGAGCGCCGGGCGCCGGCCTAGGCCTTACGCTTCTTGCCCGTGCTGCGCCGCTTCTCGCCGACGCCGACGGTGAGCGCCATGGCCAGCGCCATGGTGGCCGACAGCGAGCGGAAGCCGGCAAAATCGGCCTCGGCAACCTCGAACCAGACCTTGGCGAACTGCGCTAGTGGCGAAAACGAACTGTCGGTGATGGCGATGATCGGCACGCCCTGTTCGGAAATGGTGCGGGCCTCCTCGATGGTGGCCGGCGCATAGGGCGAGAAACTGATGGCAATGACGGCGTCCGCCGGGGTGGCGAAGGCGACCATCTCGGCATTGAGGCCGGCGGCGGATTCGATCAGCTGGTTGCGGATCTTCAGCTTGCCCAAGGCATAGGCAATGTAGCTCGCCACCGGGTAGGAGCGGCGCTTGGCCAGGACATAGATGGTCTCGGCCTTGGCCAGCAGCGAGATCGCGTCTTCCAGATGCGCCTCGTCCAGCGAGCGCGAAATGTCGTTGAGCGAAGTGCTGGCGGCGGCGACGAAGCCGTCGAAGATGGCTCGGTGTCCAGCACCCGCATCGGCCTTGGCGCGCAGCGCCTGCAGGCGTTCGTCATAAGAGGAATTGCGCTCGCGCAGCCGCTCGCGAAACACCTGCTGCAGGCTGGTGAAGCCGTCAAAGCCTAGTTGCTGGGCAAAGCGGATCAAGGTGGACGGCTGCACGCCCGCCGAAGCGGCGATGCTGGCGGCGGTGCCGAAGGCGATGTCATCGGGATTGTCGAGCGCATAGGCGGCGATCTGGGCGATGCGCTTGGGCAAGGTTTCACGGCGATCGAGGATCGTGGCGCGCAGCGTCTCGAAGTCGCGAGGTACCCGTTCGTCCATCGTCGCCCCGTCCAAGCTCATCTAGAGCATGATGCCGAAAAGTGTGCAGCGGTTTTCGGACGACATCATGCTCTCTTTAACCCAAGTGACGTCCTCTCTGCCCCATCATAGCGAGCCTGCGCAAGAAGGCCATAAAAAATGAGCAGACATTCCATTCGGAGAAGAAATGGACTAATTCATCCATCGATCGCTTCAGGTATTGGGAGAAAGAAATGGTCGGCGTTGGTCTTATCGGCACGGGTTTCATGGGCAAATGCCACGCCATTGCGTGGAGCGCCGTCGGCGCCGTCTTTCCCGATGTCGCCAAGCCGAAGCTGGTCCATCTCGGCGAGGTCAACGAGGAGCTGGCCAAGCGCAAGGCCGGTGAGTTCGGCTTCGCCAAGGCGTCGGGCGACTGGCGTGCCGTCGTCAACGACCCCGAGGTCGATATCGTCTCGCTGACCACGCCCAACCAGTTCCATCCGGAGATGGCCATCGCTATTCTCGAAGCCGGCAAGCATCTGTGGTGCGAGAAGCCGATGGCGCCGAGCTTTGCCGAAGCAGCGGCGATGGCGGCCGCGGCGAAGAAGTCCGGCAAGGTCGCAGCGCTTGGCTACAACTACATACAGAGCCCGGCCATCCGCCACATCGGCGCGCTGCTCGAGGAAAAGATCATCGGCGAGGTCAACCATCTGCGCATCGAGATGGACGAGGACTTCATGGCCGACCCCGAAGCGCTGTTCTTCTGGAAGCATGAGGCCGCATCCGGCTATGGCGCGCTCGACGATTTCGCCGTGCATCCGCTGTCGCTGGTCTCGACGCTGTTCGGCCGCGTCGCAAAAGTCATCTGCGACATGGCCAAGCCCTATGTCGACCGCAAGCTGGCCGGCGGCGGCCGCCGTGCGGTGGAGACCTACGACATCGCCAGCGTTTTGATGCATCTGGAAAACGGCATTGCCGGCACGCTGCTGGTCAACCGCTCGGCCTGGGGCCGCAAGGGCCGCATCGCCATACAGATTTTCGGCTCCAAGGGATCGATCCTGTTCGACCAGGAGCGGATGAACGAAATCCAGCTCTACGTCACCGCCGATCGCCCGACCGAACAGGGCTACCGCACCATATTGATGGCGCCGCACCACAAGCCTTACGACGCCTTCCTCCCGGCGCCGGGCCATGGGCTCGGTTTCAACGACCTCAAGATCATCGAGTGCCACGAATTGCTGACGCGGCTTGCCGGCAAGCCGGCACGGGTCATCGAATTTGCCGAAGGGCTGGAGATCGAGCGCACCGTGCACGCGATGGCGAGGTCGTTCGAGGAGAAGCGCTGGGTGGATGTGCGGTAAGATCCGCTTCAGCCGCCAGCGACAGCGTTCGCCTCCCAGCCACTGACCCAGACCTGGCGCAGGCGATCGCCTTCGCCCTTGAAGCGCAGCCCGGTCGCCCGGCAATTCGCGATGCGGTCGCTGCGGAAATTGCGGATGGCCTGGCGCAATTCGCACCAGGCGACGATGTTGGCGGTCTCTGAATAGTAGATCAGCGCGATCGGACGGATCAGCCGCTCGGAGGCGCGGCCGATTTCGTCGCGATAGGACAGGTCGAGCTTTTCCTCGTCGCGGATTGCGCGGCGCACCAGCGCCAGATCGATGGTGCCGATTGCCGGTGCAGCGAACCCCCAGACATGCAGTGCGTTGGCGTCGAACGCCTGGCGCAACGGCGGCGGCACGGCGCCGGCGATCTTGGCGCTGACGCGCTTGGCCGCCTGCTTGAGCTCGCTGTCTCCCGTGCGCTCCAGCAGCGCCAGCGACAGGACGATCGCCTCCATCTCCTCGATCGAAAACATCAGCGGCGGCAGGTCGAAGCCGGGCCGCAATATATAACCGATACCGCGCCCGCCTTCGATCGGCACGCGCATCGCCTGCAGTGCGGCGATGTCGCGATAGATCGAACGCATCGTGACTTCCAGCTGCCCGGCGATCATGGCCGCCGTCACCGGCTGCCGCGCCAGCCGCAGGATCTGGATGATCTCGAACAGGCGCGACGCCTTGCGCATTTCCTCTTCCCTGATGAAACGCTACTGACACATCCCCGTCAGTTGGGATGATTTATTGACTGC
This region of Mesorhizobium sp. C432A genomic DNA includes:
- a CDS encoding MurR/RpiR family transcriptional regulator, yielding MDERVPRDFETLRATILDRRETLPKRIAQIAAYALDNPDDIAFGTAASIAASAGVQPSTLIRFAQQLGFDGFTSLQQVFRERLRERNSSYDERLQALRAKADAGAGHRAIFDGFVAAASTSLNDISRSLDEAHLEDAISLLAKAETIYVLAKRRSYPVASYIAYALGKLKIRNQLIESAAGLNAEMVAFATPADAVIAISFSPYAPATIEEARTISEQGVPIIAITDSSFSPLAQFAKVWFEVAEADFAGFRSLSATMALAMALTVGVGEKRRSTGKKRKA
- a CDS encoding YafY family protein, whose product is MRKASRLFEIIQILRLARQPVTAAMIAGQLEVTMRSIYRDIAALQAMRVPIEGGRGIGYILRPGFDLPPLMFSIEEMEAIVLSLALLERTGDSELKQAAKRVSAKIAGAVPPPLRQAFDANALHVWGFAAPAIGTIDLALVRRAIRDEEKLDLSYRDEIGRASERLIRPIALIYYSETANIVAWCELRQAIRNFRSDRIANCRATGLRFKGEGDRLRQVWVSGWEANAVAGG
- a CDS encoding Gfo/Idh/MocA family oxidoreductase, whose protein sequence is MVGVGLIGTGFMGKCHAIAWSAVGAVFPDVAKPKLVHLGEVNEELAKRKAGEFGFAKASGDWRAVVNDPEVDIVSLTTPNQFHPEMAIAILEAGKHLWCEKPMAPSFAEAAAMAAAAKKSGKVAALGYNYIQSPAIRHIGALLEEKIIGEVNHLRIEMDEDFMADPEALFFWKHEAASGYGALDDFAVHPLSLVSTLFGRVAKVICDMAKPYVDRKLAGGGRRAVETYDIASVLMHLENGIAGTLLVNRSAWGRKGRIAIQIFGSKGSILFDQERMNEIQLYVTADRPTEQGYRTILMAPHHKPYDAFLPAPGHGLGFNDLKIIECHELLTRLAGKPARVIEFAEGLEIERTVHAMARSFEEKRWVDVR